A genomic window from Bradyrhizobium lupini includes:
- a CDS encoding aspartate kinase: protein MSRLVMKFGGTSVANIERIRNVARHVKREVDAGHEVAVVVSAMSGKTNELVAWCTEASPMHDAREYDAVVASGEQVTSGLLAIVLQGMGIQARSWQGWQIPITTSDAHASARIEGIDGSEIIKRFRERKEVAVIAGFQGINPETNRITTLGRGGSDTSAVAIAAAVKADRCDIYTDVDGVYTTDPRIVPKARRLDKIAFEDMLELASQGAKVLQVRSVELGMVHNMPIFVRSSFDKPEDIDPHANQPPGTLICSEEEIMESHIVTGIAFSKDEAQISVRQIEDKPGVAASIFGPLANANINVDMIVQNVSEDGKTTDLTFTVPAADYTRAKETITAAKSQINYARLDTATDVAKISVIGSGMRSHAGVAAQAFSALAGRNINIRAITTSEIKFSVLIDTAYTELAVRTLHTLYGLDQA, encoded by the coding sequence ATGAGCCGCCTCGTGATGAAATTCGGCGGCACGTCCGTCGCCAACATCGAACGTATCCGCAACGTCGCACGCCATGTGAAGCGTGAGGTCGACGCCGGCCATGAAGTGGCCGTGGTCGTCTCGGCGATGTCCGGTAAAACCAACGAGCTGGTGGCCTGGTGCACCGAGGCCTCGCCGATGCACGACGCGCGCGAATACGACGCCGTGGTCGCCTCGGGCGAACAGGTGACGTCCGGCCTGCTTGCCATCGTGCTTCAGGGCATGGGTATCCAGGCCCGCTCCTGGCAGGGCTGGCAGATCCCGATCACGACCAGCGACGCCCATGCTTCGGCCCGGATCGAGGGCATCGACGGCAGCGAGATCATCAAGCGCTTCAGGGAGCGCAAGGAAGTCGCCGTGATCGCCGGCTTCCAGGGCATCAACCCCGAGACCAACCGCATCACCACGCTCGGCCGCGGCGGCTCCGATACCTCGGCCGTGGCGATCGCCGCCGCCGTGAAGGCGGACCGCTGCGACATCTACACCGACGTCGACGGTGTCTACACCACCGATCCGCGAATCGTGCCGAAGGCGCGCCGGCTCGACAAGATCGCATTTGAAGACATGCTGGAGCTGGCCTCCCAGGGCGCCAAGGTGCTCCAGGTCCGCTCGGTGGAACTCGGCATGGTCCACAACATGCCAATTTTCGTCCGCTCGAGCTTCGACAAGCCCGAGGATATCGACCCGCATGCCAACCAGCCGCCCGGCACGCTGATCTGCAGCGAGGAGGAGATCATGGAAAGCCACATCGTCACCGGCATCGCCTTTTCGAAGGACGAGGCCCAGATCTCGGTACGCCAGATCGAGGACAAGCCCGGCGTGGCGGCGTCGATCTTCGGCCCGCTCGCCAATGCCAACATCAACGTCGACATGATCGTGCAGAACGTCTCCGAGGACGGGAAGACCACCGACCTCACCTTCACGGTCCCGGCCGCCGACTACACCAGGGCCAAGGAGACGATTACCGCGGCCAAGAGCCAGATCAATTATGCCCGGCTCGACACGGCTACCGATGTCGCCAAGATCTCGGTGATCGGCAGCGGCATGCGCAGCCATGCCGGCGTTGCCGCCCAGGCGTTCTCGGCCCTCGCAGGACGGAATATCAACATCCGGGCCATTACAACCTCCGAGATCAAATTCTCGGTTCTAATCGACACCGCCTATACCGAGCTTGCGGTGCGCACCCTGCACACGCTCTACGGTCTCGATCAGGCTTAG
- a CDS encoding PH domain-containing protein yields MARYIDEILQPGEKVLYSTNAHWIFYFPAILAWIVALVLFVLSRQTTVEGLVMLCLVAAGLVALAALYWTVKGWFHRFTTETDVTNLRVVHKTGFIKRRTFEMALDKVESVDVDQTILGRILNYGDVTIRGVGEGIETIKTIASPLAFRSSITTR; encoded by the coding sequence ATGGCGCGCTATATCGACGAGATCCTGCAGCCTGGCGAGAAGGTGCTGTATTCGACCAATGCGCACTGGATCTTCTATTTTCCGGCGATCCTGGCCTGGATCGTGGCGCTGGTCCTGTTCGTCCTGTCCCGGCAAACCACCGTCGAGGGGCTCGTCATGCTCTGTCTGGTTGCGGCCGGCCTGGTCGCTCTGGCGGCGCTGTACTGGACTGTGAAGGGCTGGTTCCATCGCTTTACCACCGAGACCGACGTGACCAATTTGCGGGTCGTGCACAAGACCGGCTTCATCAAGCGCCGCACCTTCGAGATGGCGCTGGACAAGGTCGAGAGCGTCGATGTCGATCAGACCATTCTTGGACGAATTCTCAACTACGGCGACGTGACGATTCGCGGCGTCGGCGAGGGGATCGAGACGATCAAGACCATCGCCTCGCCGCTCGCCTTCCGTAGTTCGATCACCACGCGGTAG
- the ubiG gene encoding bifunctional 2-polyprenyl-6-hydroxyphenol methylase/3-demethylubiquinol 3-O-methyltransferase UbiG, with product MSMQQDTSVTASTSPGSTVDAAEIAKFSKLSAEWWDPNGKMAPLHRINPLRLGYIRDAACRKFERNARSLNCLGGLRVLDIGCGAGLLCEPLSRLGAQVIGVDPSVSNIAAAKLHADKAHLAIDYRCTTVEEIDPRERFDIVLAMEVVEHVVDVGVFLKRCAAMLKPNGLMVVSTLNRNWKSFALAIVGAEYVLRWLPRGTHEWNKFVTPDELTKYLLDNRLVITEQTGVVYSPFADKWTLSSDMDVNYMVVAEGMV from the coding sequence ATGAGCATGCAGCAAGATACTTCCGTAACCGCAAGCACCTCGCCGGGCTCGACCGTCGATGCCGCCGAGATCGCGAAATTCTCAAAGCTCTCGGCGGAGTGGTGGGATCCCAACGGCAAGATGGCACCGCTGCACCGGATCAACCCGCTGCGGCTCGGCTATATCCGCGATGCCGCCTGCCGCAAGTTCGAGCGCAACGCGCGCAGCCTCAACTGCCTCGGCGGTCTGCGCGTGCTCGACATCGGCTGTGGCGCCGGCCTGCTCTGCGAGCCGTTGTCGCGCCTGGGTGCGCAGGTCATCGGCGTCGATCCGTCGGTCAGCAACATCGCGGCCGCCAAGCTGCATGCCGACAAGGCGCACCTCGCGATCGACTATCGCTGCACCACGGTTGAGGAGATCGACCCGCGCGAGCGCTTCGACATCGTTCTGGCGATGGAGGTGGTCGAGCACGTCGTCGACGTCGGCGTTTTCCTGAAGCGCTGCGCCGCGATGCTGAAGCCGAACGGCCTGATGGTGGTCTCGACGCTGAACAGGAACTGGAAGAGCTTTGCGCTTGCCATCGTCGGCGCTGAATATGTCCTGCGCTGGCTGCCGCGCGGCACCCACGAGTGGAACAAGTTCGTCACCCCCGACGAGCTGACGAAATACCTGCTCGACAACCGCCTGGTCATCACCGAGCAGACCGGCGTCGTCTACAGCCCCTTCGCTGACAAATGGACCCTCTCGTCAGACATGGACGTGAACTACATGGTGGTGGCGGAAGGCATGGTGTGA
- a CDS encoding EamA family transporter, whose protein sequence is MLTIASLWIPFTVIASLGQVARNAMQRSLTKPLGTWGATNIRFLFGFPFSLLFLAVVLVATGDHLDMPPGVFWLWLLLGALSQIVATGLMLLAMNDRSFVVTTAYLKTEAIQTAIFGFVFLGDHLTWLKVLAIVIATIGVVITALRPGGEKSFAELKPTITGLVAAAAFALSAVGFRGAIINVPDVSFVTAASFTLVLGLFVQTLILTVYLLWRAPKVLQSILRLWKPSLLAGFMGAFASQFWFLAFALTAAANVRTLALIEVLFAQGVAYYSFKQPIAPREIIGIVLIVVGVAVLVGV, encoded by the coding sequence ATGTTGACCATCGCCAGCCTCTGGATTCCCTTCACCGTCATTGCCTCGCTTGGCCAGGTCGCGCGCAATGCGATGCAGCGGTCGCTGACGAAGCCGCTGGGGACCTGGGGCGCAACCAATATCCGCTTCCTGTTCGGCTTTCCGTTCTCGCTGCTTTTCCTGGCGGTGGTGCTGGTCGCCACCGGCGATCATCTCGACATGCCGCCCGGTGTGTTCTGGCTGTGGCTCCTGCTCGGCGCGCTCAGCCAGATCGTCGCGACCGGCCTGATGCTGCTCGCCATGAACGACCGCTCCTTCGTGGTGACGACGGCCTATCTGAAAACCGAGGCGATCCAGACCGCCATCTTCGGCTTCGTCTTCCTCGGCGATCATCTGACATGGCTGAAGGTGCTTGCGATCGTGATCGCGACAATCGGCGTCGTCATCACCGCGCTGCGGCCCGGCGGCGAGAAGAGCTTTGCCGAATTGAAGCCGACCATCACCGGCCTCGTCGCGGCCGCGGCCTTCGCGCTCTCTGCGGTCGGCTTCCGCGGCGCCATCATCAACGTGCCTGATGTCTCGTTCGTGACTGCGGCATCGTTCACGCTGGTGCTCGGCCTGTTCGTGCAGACGCTGATCCTGACGGTCTATCTGCTCTGGCGGGCGCCAAAAGTGCTTCAGTCGATCCTGAGGCTTTGGAAGCCATCGCTGCTCGCCGGCTTCATGGGCGCCTTCGCCTCGCAGTTCTGGTTCCTAGCGTTCGCGCTGACGGCCGCCGCCAATGTCCGCACCCTCGCTTTGATCGAGGTGCTGTTCGCGCAAGGCGTGGCGTACTATTCGTTCAAGCAGCCGATCGCGCCGCGCGAGATTATTGGCATCGTGCTGATCGTGGTCGGCGTGGCGGTGTTGGTGGGAGTCTAA
- a CDS encoding DUF1178 family protein has protein sequence MIRYALRCDRSHDFESWFQSSAAYDQQVKRKLVTCPICGSAKVDKAIMAPRIVGKKGRGRATPPPEPTATATAPQAAQSAPTSLLMAQERELRAKLKELRDHIVKNADNVGERFATEARAMHYGDKEHRPIYGEASPDEAKSLIDEGIEVSPLPTLPEDRN, from the coding sequence ATGATCCGCTACGCGCTCCGCTGCGACCGGAGCCACGACTTCGAGAGTTGGTTCCAGAGCTCGGCCGCGTACGACCAGCAGGTGAAGCGCAAGCTCGTGACCTGTCCGATCTGCGGCTCGGCCAAGGTCGACAAGGCGATCATGGCGCCGCGCATCGTCGGCAAGAAGGGCCGCGGACGCGCCACGCCGCCGCCTGAGCCCACCGCCACGGCGACCGCGCCTCAGGCTGCGCAATCCGCACCGACCTCGCTGTTGATGGCGCAGGAGCGCGAGCTGCGCGCCAAGCTCAAGGAGCTGCGCGATCACATCGTGAAGAACGCCGACAATGTCGGCGAGCGATTCGCCACCGAAGCCCGCGCGATGCATTACGGCGACAAGGAGCACCGTCCGATCTATGGCGAGGCCTCGCCCGACGAGGCCAAGTCGCTGATCGACGAAGGCATCGAGGTGTCGCCGCTGCCGACGCTGCCGGAAGATCGGAATTAG
- a CDS encoding carbon-nitrogen hydrolase family protein produces the protein MSDNRTFTAAMVQMRTGLMPEPSLAQATRLIRQAAANGADYVQTPEVSNMMQLNRKALFEHLQSQDDDSSLRAYRALAAELKIHIHVGSLALRFSDEKAVNRSFLIGPEGNVLASYDKIHMFDIELPDGESYRESANYQPGETAVISDLPWGRVGLTICYDVRFPALYRALAESGAYFITVPSAFTRKTGEAHWHVLLRARAIETGCFIFAAAQAGLHENKRETYGHSLIIDPWGEILAEGDVEPGIIMAKIDPAKVETARRAIPSLQHGRRFGVADPKAGPDHLHLVRGSA, from the coding sequence ATGAGCGACAACAGGACCTTCACGGCGGCGATGGTGCAAATGCGCACCGGCCTCATGCCCGAGCCCAGCCTCGCGCAGGCCACCAGGCTGATCCGCCAGGCTGCAGCCAATGGCGCCGACTACGTGCAGACGCCCGAAGTCAGCAACATGATGCAGCTCAACCGCAAGGCCCTGTTCGAGCACCTCCAGAGCCAAGACGACGACAGCTCGCTGAGGGCGTACCGGGCGCTCGCGGCGGAACTGAAGATCCACATCCATGTCGGCTCGCTGGCGCTGCGCTTTTCGGACGAGAAAGCGGTCAACCGCTCGTTCCTGATCGGGCCCGAGGGCAATGTGCTCGCGAGCTACGACAAGATCCACATGTTCGATATCGAGCTGCCTGACGGCGAGAGCTATCGCGAATCCGCCAATTACCAGCCGGGCGAGACGGCCGTGATCTCCGACCTGCCCTGGGGCCGCGTCGGCCTGACGATCTGTTATGACGTGCGCTTCCCCGCGCTCTACCGCGCGCTGGCCGAAAGCGGCGCGTACTTCATCACGGTGCCCTCGGCCTTTACCCGCAAGACCGGCGAGGCGCATTGGCACGTGCTGTTGCGTGCGCGCGCGATCGAGACCGGTTGCTTCATCTTCGCCGCGGCACAGGCAGGCCTGCACGAGAACAAGCGCGAGACTTATGGCCATTCGCTGATCATCGATCCCTGGGGCGAGATCCTCGCCGAAGGCGATGTCGAGCCCGGCATCATCATGGCAAAAATCGATCCGGCCAAGGTCGAGACCGCGCGCCGCGCGATACCCTCACTCCAGCACGGCCGCCGCTTCGGCGTCGCCGACCCCAAGGCGGGGCCGGATCATCTGCACCTGGTGCGGGGATCGGCATGA
- the grxC gene encoding glutaredoxin 3: MTAAVEIYTRPGCGYCSAAKSLLTRKKATFTEFDIAKNPSWRQEMYDRSGEGSTFPQIWIAGTHVGGCDELYALDREGKLDAMLESVKAES, encoded by the coding sequence ATGACCGCTGCTGTCGAGATCTACACGAGGCCGGGCTGCGGCTATTGTTCCGCCGCCAAGTCGCTGCTGACCCGAAAGAAGGCGACGTTCACGGAGTTCGATATCGCCAAGAACCCGTCCTGGCGCCAGGAGATGTACGATCGCTCAGGCGAGGGCTCGACCTTCCCGCAGATCTGGATCGCCGGAACCCATGTCGGGGGTTGCGACGAGCTCTACGCGCTCGATCGCGAAGGCAAGCTCGACGCCATGCTCGAAAGCGTCAAGGCGGAGTCATGA
- a CDS encoding ComF family protein — protein sequence MDAEASPPRSISSHLRGALQACRSVMAHLPRLALDVALPTLCVSCREPVDGEGVCAACWARLSFIERPYCPRLGIPFVYDPGPDMLSMEAIASPPAYQRARAAVRYDDVARTLVHALKYQDRTDLAPAMGRWMARAGGELLAEADMLVPVPLHWRRAWRRRYNQSGALARIIERQSGVKAKAEVLRRVRATEQQIGLSRAQRATNVQGAFQVSPDRQADVQGRRIVLIDDVLTSGATLDACARALLRAKAAQVDVLVFARVVESR from the coding sequence ATGGACGCCGAGGCATCACCACCACGCTCCATTTCCAGCCATTTGCGCGGCGCGCTTCAGGCCTGCCGCAGTGTGATGGCGCATCTGCCAAGGCTTGCGCTCGACGTTGCGCTGCCGACACTGTGCGTGTCCTGCCGCGAGCCGGTCGACGGCGAGGGCGTGTGCGCGGCGTGCTGGGCGCGGCTGTCGTTCATCGAACGGCCCTACTGCCCGCGGCTCGGCATTCCCTTTGTGTACGATCCCGGGCCCGACATGCTGTCGATGGAGGCGATCGCGAGCCCGCCGGCCTACCAGCGGGCGCGCGCCGCGGTGCGTTATGACGACGTCGCGCGCACCCTGGTGCATGCGCTGAAATACCAGGACCGGACGGATTTGGCGCCCGCCATGGGCCGCTGGATGGCGCGCGCGGGCGGCGAACTGCTCGCCGAAGCCGACATGCTGGTGCCCGTTCCCCTGCATTGGCGAAGGGCGTGGCGCCGCCGCTACAACCAGTCCGGGGCGCTGGCGCGGATCATCGAGCGGCAGAGCGGAGTGAAGGCGAAGGCTGAGGTGCTGCGCCGGGTACGCGCGACCGAGCAGCAGATCGGCCTGTCGCGGGCCCAGCGCGCCACCAATGTGCAAGGCGCATTCCAGGTATCCCCCGACCGCCAGGCGGACGTCCAGGGTCGGCGCATTGTCCTCATCGACGACGTCCTGACGTCGGGCGCGACGCTGGATGCCTGTGCGCGGGCCCTGCTCCGGGCCAAAGCGGCGCAAGTGGACGTGCTGGTGTTTGCCCGGGTTGTCGAGAGCCGGTGA
- a CDS encoding NIPSNAP family protein — translation MITCYLRYEIPPDKLAEFEAYGRMWLELVPRFGGIHHGYFLPSEGASDVALAMFSFPSFAAYEQYRKDSAEDPDVQKAIEFARQTRCFRRYERSFFRPVLPKEP, via the coding sequence ATGATCACCTGTTATCTGCGATACGAGATCCCCCCGGACAAGCTCGCCGAATTCGAAGCCTATGGCAGGATGTGGCTGGAACTAGTGCCAAGATTCGGCGGCATCCACCACGGGTACTTCCTGCCATCGGAAGGCGCCAGCGACGTCGCCCTCGCGATGTTCAGCTTCCCGAGCTTCGCGGCGTACGAACAATATCGGAAGGACAGCGCCGAAGATCCGGACGTCCAGAAAGCGATCGAGTTCGCAAGGCAAACGCGCTGCTTTCGCCGTTATGAGCGATCGTTTTTCCGGCCCGTGCTGCCGAAAGAGCCGTAG
- a CDS encoding methyltransferase domain-containing protein has protein sequence MIGVTSGMAQDPQTPPALFDRALLRARQRRAQAQGAASFLLDRVAEDISDRLAAVMREFHTAADLWTPGEGLAVLRARLPSIERIELDASGAEKLPFVPESLDLVVSALALQFANDLPGVLAQIRRALRPDGLLLAAMIGGDSLTELRQAFAAAEAECEGGVSPRVAPFADLRDVGALLQRAGFALPVTDVDRVVVRYANAFALMQDIRRMGAANVLIERRRTPSRRSTLLRMAEIYAERFADADGRIRATFDIIWLSGWAPHASQQQPLKPGSAKASLAGAVKKAGGT, from the coding sequence ATGATCGGCGTAACCAGCGGCATGGCTCAAGACCCGCAAACCCCGCCCGCTTTGTTCGATCGTGCCTTGCTGCGCGCGCGACAGCGCCGCGCGCAGGCGCAAGGTGCCGCGAGCTTCCTGCTGGATCGGGTCGCCGAGGACATCTCCGACCGGCTGGCCGCGGTGATGCGAGAGTTTCACACAGCGGCCGATCTCTGGACGCCCGGCGAGGGTCTCGCGGTGCTGCGCGCGCGACTGCCCTCGATCGAGCGCATTGAGCTCGATGCGTCGGGTGCGGAGAAGCTGCCCTTTGTACCGGAGAGCCTCGATCTCGTGGTCTCGGCGCTGGCGCTGCAATTCGCCAACGATCTGCCGGGTGTGCTCGCGCAGATCCGTCGCGCGCTGAGGCCGGACGGGCTGCTGCTGGCGGCGATGATCGGCGGCGACAGCCTGACCGAGCTGCGCCAGGCCTTTGCCGCCGCGGAGGCCGAATGCGAGGGCGGCGTATCGCCGCGAGTCGCACCGTTCGCCGATCTGCGCGACGTTGGCGCGCTGTTGCAGCGGGCGGGGTTTGCGCTGCCGGTCACCGATGTCGACCGCGTCGTGGTGCGCTACGCCAACGCGTTCGCGCTGATGCAGGATATCAGGCGCATGGGCGCCGCCAATGTGCTGATCGAGCGGCGACGCACGCCGAGCCGGCGATCGACGCTGCTGCGGATGGCTGAAATCTACGCGGAACGCTTTGCCGACGCCGACGGCCGCATCCGTGCGACATTCGACATCATCTGGCTTTCCGGCTGGGCGCCGCATGCGAGCCAGCAGCAGCCGCTCAAGCCTGGATCAGCGAAGGCGAGCCTGGCGGGAGCGGTGAAGAAGGCCGGAGGGACGTAA
- a CDS encoding (deoxy)nucleoside triphosphate pyrophosphohydrolase has translation MADLKLTLVVACALVDADKRVLIAQRPEGKTLAGLWEFPGGKCEPGERPEQSLIRELHEELGITVAEPCLAPLTFASYGYETFHLLMPLFICRRWDGQVTPREGQALAWVRANKLRDYPMPPADIPLIPHLIDLLM, from the coding sequence ATGGCTGATCTCAAACTGACGCTCGTGGTGGCTTGCGCCCTCGTCGACGCCGACAAGCGCGTCCTGATCGCGCAGCGCCCCGAGGGCAAGACGCTGGCCGGCCTTTGGGAATTTCCCGGCGGCAAGTGCGAGCCCGGCGAGCGGCCGGAACAGAGCCTGATCCGCGAACTCCACGAGGAGCTCGGCATCACCGTCGCCGAACCCTGCCTGGCGCCGCTGACGTTCGCGAGCTACGGCTACGAGACCTTCCACCTCCTGATGCCGCTCTTCATTTGCCGGCGCTGGGACGGACAGGTCACGCCGCGCGAAGGCCAGGCCCTGGCCTGGGTTCGCGCCAACAAGCTGCGCGACTATCCCATGCCGCCCGCGGACATTCCGCTGATCCCGCATTTGATTGATTTGTTGATGTGA
- a CDS encoding TadE/TadG family type IV pilus assembly protein: MRAECRTIFRRFLRDRRGNVAVIFAICCVPLITFIGTAIDYSRATQVRAKLQGAADAASVGALAKASPGFAAAGSMTTDGTITAGVDDAQKIFDANRANLTGYTLDSVTPTVVKTGSTINSTVSFTATINTMFLGLIGKTTLTMSGTSSSTANMPLYVDFYLLLDNSPSMGVAATPTDITKLQGKTGGCAFACHDTTKAAGTSNYDIAKANGITTRIDVVRQASANLMDTAQNTQTYSNQFRMAIYDFGASSATIGLRNLFALSSSLSSAKTAAGNIDLMAVAGQNDSYTKDKDTPFTTIFPAINSAIASPGAGTSASPLKYLFFVSDGVADETNSGTTMCSVSSSSYPLASSNRCQSPINPALCTAIKDRGIKIAVLYTTYQPPTDTWYTTWISPFNPGPWGPSPNSKIAQNMQSCASPGFYFEVSPTQGISEAMNALFKKALADARISG, encoded by the coding sequence ATGCGCGCTGAGTGTCGTACCATCTTCCGTCGGTTCCTTCGCGACCGGCGCGGCAATGTCGCGGTGATCTTCGCAATCTGCTGCGTCCCCCTGATCACGTTCATCGGCACCGCGATCGACTACTCCCGCGCGACGCAGGTCCGGGCCAAGCTTCAGGGCGCGGCTGACGCGGCCAGCGTCGGTGCGCTCGCCAAGGCATCGCCGGGGTTTGCCGCCGCGGGCTCGATGACCACGGACGGCACGATCACGGCCGGCGTCGACGACGCCCAGAAAATCTTCGATGCCAATCGCGCCAACCTGACCGGCTATACGCTCGACAGCGTCACCCCGACCGTCGTCAAGACCGGCTCGACCATCAACTCGACCGTCTCTTTCACCGCCACCATCAACACCATGTTTCTCGGCCTGATCGGCAAGACCACACTGACCATGAGCGGCACGTCGTCGTCGACGGCCAATATGCCGCTCTATGTCGACTTCTATCTCCTGCTGGACAATTCTCCGTCGATGGGCGTCGCAGCGACACCGACCGACATAACGAAATTGCAGGGAAAGACGGGTGGATGTGCATTCGCGTGTCACGACACCACCAAGGCCGCCGGCACAAGCAACTACGACATCGCCAAAGCAAACGGCATCACGACCCGAATTGACGTGGTGCGCCAGGCGAGCGCGAACCTGATGGACACAGCCCAGAACACGCAGACCTATTCGAACCAGTTCAGAATGGCGATCTACGATTTCGGCGCTTCGTCAGCGACGATCGGATTGAGAAATCTGTTCGCGCTGTCGTCGAGCCTGAGCTCCGCCAAGACTGCGGCGGGAAACATCGACCTGATGGCGGTCGCCGGTCAGAATGACTCGTATACTAAAGACAAAGATACTCCCTTCACCACGATTTTTCCCGCGATCAATAGCGCAATCGCCTCGCCGGGAGCCGGCACATCCGCGTCACCGCTGAAATATCTGTTTTTTGTATCCGATGGGGTCGCTGACGAAACCAACTCAGGCACGACGATGTGTAGTGTCTCGTCTTCTTCGTATCCTCTCGCGTCATCGAATCGCTGTCAGTCGCCGATCAATCCGGCGCTCTGCACGGCCATCAAGGACCGCGGTATCAAGATCGCGGTGCTGTACACGACGTATCAACCACCTACCGACACCTGGTACACCACCTGGATCTCGCCCTTTAACCCCGGGCCGTGGGGGCCGTCTCCGAACAGCAAGATCGCGCAGAACATGCAGAGCTGCGCTTCGCCGGGATTCTATTTCGAGGTCAGCCCCACCCAGGGCATTTCGGAAGCGATGAACGCGCTGTTCAAGAAGGCACTCGCGGATGCGCGGATCTCGGGGTGA
- a CDS encoding peptidylprolyl isomerase, whose amino-acid sequence MTTSFPVTRTGLRFGLATALVGCLALALIAGPGRAADDPVLAKVNGAEIKKSDVAMAEEELGPSLAQMDPATKDENVLSFLIDMKIVGKAAEDKKLAEGEEFKKRLAFARNRLLMDSLLAGEGKAATTPDAMKKVYEEASKQITGEQEVHARHILVETEDEAKAVKAELDKGADFAELAKKKSKDPGSADGGDLGFFTKEQMVPEFSAVAFALEPGKISDPVKSQFGWHVIKVEEKRSRKAPDFEQVKAQIEQYVTRKAQADYVAKLRAEAKVERLDQPADAAKDAKPADAAKPADAKPSDSKMAPPAKK is encoded by the coding sequence ATGACCACCTCGTTCCCGGTAACCAGAACCGGCCTGCGCTTCGGCCTCGCCACCGCCCTCGTGGGCTGCCTTGCGCTGGCGCTGATCGCGGGTCCCGGCCGGGCTGCCGACGATCCGGTGCTGGCGAAGGTCAATGGCGCGGAAATCAAGAAGAGCGACGTCGCCATGGCCGAAGAGGAACTCGGGCCGAGCCTCGCCCAGATGGACCCGGCGACCAAGGACGAGAACGTCCTGTCCTTCCTGATCGACATGAAGATCGTCGGCAAGGCCGCCGAGGACAAGAAGCTCGCCGAGGGCGAGGAGTTCAAGAAGCGGCTCGCGTTCGCCCGCAACCGCCTGCTGATGGACAGCCTGCTCGCCGGCGAGGGCAAGGCCGCCACCACCCCGGATGCCATGAAGAAGGTCTATGAGGAGGCCTCCAAGCAGATCACCGGCGAGCAGGAAGTGCACGCCCGCCACATCCTGGTCGAGACCGAGGACGAGGCCAAGGCGGTGAAGGCCGAACTCGACAAGGGCGCCGATTTCGCCGAACTCGCCAAGAAGAAGTCCAAGGATCCGGGCTCGGCCGACGGCGGCGACCTCGGCTTCTTCACCAAGGAGCAGATGGTGCCGGAATTCTCGGCGGTCGCCTTCGCGCTCGAGCCGGGCAAGATCTCCGACCCCGTGAAGTCGCAGTTCGGCTGGCACGTCATCAAGGTCGAGGAAAAGCGCAGCCGCAAGGCGCCGGACTTCGAGCAGGTCAAGGCGCAGATCGAGCAGTATGTCACCCGCAAGGCCCAGGCCGATTACGTCGCCAAGCTGCGCGCGGAAGCCAAGGTCGAGCGGCTGGACCAGCCGGCGGATGCGGCAAAGGACGCCAAGCCGGCCGATGCGGCCAAGCCGGCTGACGCCAAGCCGTCCGACAGCAAGATGGCGCCCCCGGCGAAGAAGTAA